CGTGGGCGGCACGACGCACGAACTCCCCAAACCCTTCTTCGTGATGGCGACCCAGAACCCCATCGAGCAGGAAGGCACCTACCCGCTCCCCGAAGCACAGCTCGACCGCTTCTTCTTCAAACTCCTCGTGCGCAGCTCGTCACGGTCCGAGTTGTCCGAGATCCTCAACCGAACCACCGCCACGCAGGACGCTCGCGCCGACGCCGTACTCGACGACGCCACGCTCCTCGCGCACCAGAAACTGGTCCGCCGCGCCAAGATCGCGCCGCACGTGCAGGACTACGCCGTCCGACTCGTCCTCGCGACGCACCCGGCCGACTCCGCCGGCGAGGGCGAGCGCTTCGCGCCCCCCATCGTGGACAAGTACGTGCGCTACGGCGCGAGCCCGCGCGCAGCCCAGACCGTCGTGCTCGCCGGCAAGGTGCGTGCGCTGCTCGACAACCGCGCCGCCGTCTCCATCGACGACCTCAAAGCCGCCGCCGCACCGGCGCTGCGTCATCGCATCCTCCTCAACTTCGAGGGCGACGCCGAGGGCATCACCACCGACCGCGTCATCGAGGCCATCCTCGCGACGCTGCCCGTGCAGGCGCCGATCCCCGCCGCGCCGGCCAACGCATGAAACGCCGGGCAGCCCTCACGCTCGTCTGCGCGCCGCTCGCGCTCCTCGGCGCGTGCGCCGGCACGCCCGAACGCGCCAGCGCGCAGCACACGAGCGAGTCAACACCCGACGCGGCTGCTCCCTCGCTCGAGGTGCTGGCCTCGCTCACGCCGGCCGCCGACGCCGTCTTCGCGCTCAGCGATCCGCTCGACATCCCCGTCGCGCTCCCCATCGAAACCCCCGACGACGACGCCCGTCTCGCGTGCGAGCGCGCAGGCATCGCCCTGGCCTGGATCGGCGCACGCACGCGCACGCAGGGCGGGGAATGGATCCCCTCCGTCGACTGGTTCGTGCGCGCGGCCGACGACGCCGACGCCACCGCGCCGCCCGACGCGCGCGGCTCGTGGTTCGCCCTCCTCCCTCGCGCCTCGCTCGACGGCGCAGACTCGCTGCGCGTCGGCGCCGAAACCCTGCCCATCCGACGCGCTAACGCCCCCGTCGCGAACGCTCGGCGCTCCGAACCCTCGCGCAACAGCGGCCCGCTTCTCGCCGCCGCGCTCGATCCCCGCCATCGCTGGCGCGTCGCGCTCGCGCCCGACACGACGGGCCTCCCGGCGATCGACGACCCGGCCCTCGCGTCCTACGCGCGAACGATCGAGGCGCGCGTGCGCGTCGCGCTCGACCGGCTCGCCCGCCACGACGCGACCGCGGCGGACTCGCTCCGCGCCGCGCTCACGCGCACCGTCGCCTTCGACGACGACCTCCTCGTCCCGGCGTTCCCGCCCGATGACGACGCGCTGAGCGATGTCCTCGCGGTCCTCCTCGACGAGCGGGTCCCCATCGTCGCCGCGGCCGACCGCGCGGCCCAATACCTCTCCTCGCAGCCGCGCGCGATCGCCTGGGTCATCGACGACGCCGGGGCCCCGACCGGGGCGATGATCGGCGTCGCCGAGCTCGCCGGGCAGAGCGATGTCGTCCGCGCCGGCGCGCAGCCGGTCGGATCGTGCGACCCGCCCACCCTCGACGCGCTGCTCGCCAACCGGCTCGCGCGCATCTCGCTGCGCTGCCGAGAGGCGCCCTCGCAACGCACAGTGGAAGTCGCCACCGCCGACTGGAGCGTGCGCCTCGACGCCGCGCTCGCGCCGTCGACCGTCTCGCCGCCCGGCCTTCGCATCGGGCCGCTGCTGCCCGAGCACACGATGCGCTCGTGGCTCTCCTCGCGCACGAACCCCGTCGACGCCCGCTGGGCCACCGCCGCGCTCCTCTCCAGGCGTCCCGGCGCCGACGACTGGCAGCTCTACCTCGAGTGCGTCACCGACCCCTCCTCCCCCGCAGCGAGCGCGCCCGACGAAGTCACCTTCGTCTTCGGCCCCACCGACGCGCCACGCGCCGCGCTGCGCATCCGCGCCGATTCCAGCGCGACCCTCACCCTCCGCTCCGCGGCGCTCGGTGAGAGCGAGTCCGCGCTGTCCCCCATCGTCCGCGTCGAGGACGACCGCTGGATCGCCTTCATCGATCTCCCGGAGGGGCTGCTCGAGCCCGACGGCACGCTCCTCCTGGGCGTCGAACGGCGCGACCGGCGCGGAACACGCACGACATGGCCCCGCCCGGCGATGCCCTGGGACGGCGCGCCCTCGCGCCTGCGAATCGATCTGTCCTCGTGGCCGCGCACGACGCGAACCGCGCGCTGACGCGATCCTCAAGCCGGCGCGTTGTCCGATGCCTCGGCGTCCGTCGTCGCGACGATCTCCTCGGCGATCTCGAGCCCGGCGACGATCACCACCTCGCCGTCGCCGTTCTCCGCCGCCACCCCGAGCTGCCGCAGCGCCGCCAGCGCCGCCTGCTGCTCGGCCTGCTTCTTCGAGCGCCCCCAGCACGGATCGAAGGCGCGCCCCTCGATCTCGACGCCGACGAGGAAACGCTTCGCGTGATCCGGCCCCTCCTCGGCGTGCAGCACATACACCGGGCTCGTGCCGAACACCTGCTGCGCGTGCTGCTGCAGCACCGACTTGAAGTTGTGCTGGTGCCCGCTGCTCGCGGCGCGCTGCACGAGCGCCTCGATGTGAGGCAGCAGGAACGCCTTCACCGCGTCCAGCCCCGCCTCGAGATACACCGCGCCGATCACCGACTCCAGCGCCGCCGCCGCCAGCGACGAGGGCAGATCCCCTCGCGTCTGCATCCCCTTCCCCAGCTTCAGCAGCTCCGGCAGCCCCATCGCGTTCGCGATCGTCGCGCAGGTCCGCCTCGACACGACTGACGACTTGATCTTCGTCATGTCGCCCTCGAGCAGGTCGGGGAACTCGTTGAAGATGTGCTCGCACACGATCATCCCGAGCACCGCGTCGCCCAGGAACTCGAGCCGCTCGTTCGACGAAAGACGCGTCTGCGCGATCGACGCGTGCGTCAACGCTTCCTTGAGCAACTCATGATCGGTGAACCGCACCCCGAGGATGCGCTCCGCTGTCTGCAGTGTGGTCTGGTCCATCGCGTCGCGTGCCGCCGCGGGGCGAGCGCGGCATGTACGAATCCCGCCCACGAGGACCGCGTCCTCGTCGAACAAACCGGATCCCAGACGCGAGGGCTGACTGGTCGTCCGTCCCGCGTTCAGTCGCGAGGGGTCGGCCAATGAGCACGCGCGGCTCGGCAGCGACGCATACGACGCCGCTCCTCACAATCTAATCGGCAAACCCCGCCCAAGCAATCATTTCCGCAAAAGTTCGCGACCACCGGCGGTTATCGGGACACCGGAACACGCGACCCCGCCCGCTTCTCACCCAACTCGCCCCCGGATCCGGCCGATCCCACCTGAGCTGGGCGGCGTTCCACGGTTGCACGTCGGGCCAGCGACTTCCGTCCGGAGCCCCATGATGCGGCCCCCCCTGCCCCCGTCCGAGCCTCAGCGCCTCGACGCCCTGATGGAGTGCGGCGTCCTGAATACGCCGCCCGAACAGGCGTTCGACGACCTGACCCGCCTCGCCGCGGCTGTCTGCCAGACCCCCATCGCGCTCATCCCGCTCGTCGCAGAGAGCCACCAGTGGTTCAAGTCGCGCGTCGGGATCGACCTCACCGAGACCTCGCGCGATGTCGCGTTCTGCGCGCACGCCATCCTCAGCGACGAGCCCCTCATCATCGAGGACGCGAGCGCCGACCCGCGCTTCAGAGACAACCCCTTCGTCATCGGCCCTCCCCACGCACGCGCCTACGCCGGCGTCCCGCTCGTCACCCGCGAGGGCCACCGGCTCGGCACGCTCTGCGTCATCGACACACGCGCCCGTCGCTTCTCGACCAGCCAGATCGACGCGCTCAAAGCACTCGCCGCCCAGGCGTCCAGTCAGCTCGACCTCCGCCAGACGCTCCGCCGCATGGAGCGCGCCGAGCTCGGGCTCCACCGCGCGCTCCTCGACGCCAACGAGGCCAACCGCGCCAAGGCCCAGTTCCTCTCGCTCATGAGCGACGAACTGCGCACGCCCCTGAACGAGGTCATCGGCGCCGTCGAGCTCCTGCGCCGAACCGCCGCGGACGACCGCCAGCGCCGATGCGCCGAGATCGCCTCCAACGCCGCCGAAACACTCCTCGAAATGGTCAGCGATGTCCTCGATCTCTGCCGCATCGAGGGCGACGACCTGCGCCTCCAGCGCATCCCGTTCGATCCGCGCGGCGTGCTCAACGATGTCCTCGACGCGGTCCGAAGACAACCCTCCGCCGCCTCGCTCCGGATCATCGCCAACACCGGCGACAAAGCGACCGGCACGCTCCGGGGCGATCCCGCCCGCCTGCGACAGATCCTCGCGAACCTCGCCCAGGCCGCACTCGCGATCGCGGACGCCGGCGCGCTCGAACTCCACGCCGAGGCGCTCGCCGCCGACGAGAAATCGTGCACGATCCACTTCGAGATCCGCGACCCCTCCGGCTGCATCCCCCTTGCGCGACTCGAACGCCTCGCCGACGCCTTCCGACAGATCTCCACCTCCGCTTCACGCCACTTCGCGCGCGTCGGGCTCCGTCTCGCGATCGCGTCTCGCCTCGCCGACATGATGGGATCCCCCATCAGCGTCGACGACGGCCCGGGCGTCGTCTTCTCGCTCACGCTCCGACTCCCGGTCTACGAGTCGCACGCACGCGTCAGCCAGGCCACCGTCTCGCACCGACGCGCCCTCGTCGCCGTCGACGACCCCATCGCACGCGAGATACTCGACCAGCTCCTGCGCTCCACCGGGGTCCAGCCACTCCACGCGGCGCCCGGCGCGGCGCTCGGCGACCTCCTCGCCCGCCACCCGGCCGACCTCGTGATCCTCCAGACCCCTTCGTCGCGCGACGACGCCCTCGCACGGGTCACCTCCCTGCGCGCCGCGACGCGCCTCCCACTGCTCCTGCTCGGGCCCAACCCCTCTCCCGAGGCCTGGCGCGCCGCCGCCGAATCCGGCCCCGCCGATCGCGCCGCCCTCCCGCTCGCCCCCGACGAGTTCCTCGAGAAGGCCCACGGGCTCCTCGGACCCGCCCTCGAGCCCACCGCGGCAGGCCCCGGCGCCCCCCGGGCGGCCTGACCCGACAGCGCGAAACTCGACGACCACGCGTGGCCCGACCCGAGGGCGGCGCCTATCCTCCCGGCCCTCAGGCCCGACGCCCGGGGCGTTGGCCACACTGTCCACTCGGTTCCCTTTCGCCGGAGTCCGTCCTCCATGCACTACCCCAAGCGCCAGAGCAACCGCAAGCGCAAGCGCTCCATCGGCTTCCGCGCTCGCATGAAGACCAAGGGCGGCCGCGCGCTCATCAACCGCAAGCGCCGCGCCGGCCGACTCGTCAACGTCGCCGACAAGCAGTTCTGAGCCGATCCGCGACTCTCGCCGCTGACAACCAGGGCGAGCGCCCGCTCCATCGATTCACCCGCGACGCCCGCCCGGCTCACACAGCCCAGGCGGGTCGCTTTGTTTCTCAGCCGCACTCGCAACTCCCACAGCACACGCCCGCCCTGCCCAGGAGCGCCCAGTGAAGATCCACGAGCATCAGGCACGCGACCTGCTCGCCTCCGCCGGTATCCCCGTCCCCCCCGGCGAGGTCATCACCTCCGCCAAGGACGCCGCCGCCGCCTACGAGCGCGCCAGCAAGCAGGCAGGCACCGACCTCGTCGTCGTCAAGGCGCAGGTCCACGCCGGAGGCCGAGGCAAGGCCGGCTTCGTCAAACTCGTGCGCTCCGCCAAGGAAGCCACCGACGCCGCGACCTTCATGCTCTCCAACCGCATGAAGTCGCCCCAGACGCCCCCCGAGGGCCTCGAGGTCAAGCAACTGCTCGTCGCCGCTGGCGTCGACATCGCGAAGGAGTACTACCTCGCGATCACCACCGACCGCGCCACGCGCCGCAATGTCCTCATCGCCTCGTCCGAGGGCGGCGTCGAGATCGAGGAAGTCGCGCACAAGAACCCCGACGCGATCAAGAAGGTCCTCCTCCACCCGGTCGCCGGCCTCCAGCCCCACCAGGCGCGCACCCTCGCCTTCGATCTGGGCTTCACCGGCAAGCAGGTCAACCAGGCCGCCGACATCATGCTCAAGCTCGCGGCGCTGTACACGAAGAAGGACTGCGCGCTCGCCGAGATCAACCCGCTGATCGTCACCCCGGCCGGCCAGGTCCTCGCGATCGACGCCAAGTTCAACTTCGACGACAACGCGATGTTCCGCCAGAAGGACATCACCGCCCTCGCCGACCCCGCCGAGGAAAACCCCGCGGAACTCAAGGCCCAGGAATTCGGCCTCACCTACATCGCCCTCGACGGCAACATCGGCTGCCTCGTCAACGGCGCCGGCCTCGCCATGGCCACCATGGACACCGTCAAGCACTTCGGGGGCGAGCCCGCCAACTTCCTCGATGTCGGCGGCGGCGCCACCGAAGAAGCCGTCACCGAGGGCTTCCGGATCATCCTGTCCGACCCCGCCGTCAAGGGCGTCCTCGTCAACATCTTCGGCGGCATCATGCGCTGCGACATCATCGCCCAGGCCATCGTCAACGCCGCCAAGCAGGTCGGCTTCCAGGTCCCCCTCGTCGTCCGCCTCGAGGGCACCAATGTCGACCAGGGACGCAAGATCCTCGACGCCGCCCGCAAGGACATCCCCACCATGCAGGCCGGCTCCGACCTCGCGGACGCCGCCCAGAAGGTCTGCGCGGCGGTCGGTGTGCTGAACTAAACGCCCCGCCACGCGTCGGAACCGGCGTCCCTACCGTTCTGCGTTCGGTACAAACGCATCCTCGTGGCGCTTCAGACCCGCCACCGCCGCGACTCTGGAGCCCCCCATGCCTCGCCTCGCCGCCCGTCCCTTCGCCGCCGCCTTCGTCCTCAGCGCCGGGCTCTTCGCCCACGCCGCACCGGCCCTCGCCGCCGCGTCGCAGGACACACCCTCCGCCAACCTCGGGCCCACCTTCGTCAAGGACGCCACCGCCCGCTACGAGATCACCACCACGGCGCGCCAGGTCATCGCCGCGCAGGGCCAGCAGCTCGTCGCCGACATCTCCTCGACGCTCCAGCTCACCGTCAAGGTCGAAGAGGTCACCCCCGAGGGCGCGCGCATCCTCGCGACGATCGACACCATCGACTCCTTCATCCAGTCCCCGGCGCTCTTCACCGAGTTCAGCAGCAACGACCCCGTCGAGAACGACGGCGCGTCCATGCTCGCGCCGCTCCTGCGACCCATCCTCGGCAAGTCCTTCACCGTCTCCCTGACGCCCACCGGCTCCACGGCCAACGTCGACGGCATCGACCAGCTCCTCCCCGCCGATCCCAACATGCAGCAGCTCGTCGCGCAGGCCATCGGCGCGCAGGGCCTGGGCACCGCCGTCGTCGGCCTCTTCGTCCTCAAGGACGGCATGGAGCCCATCGCCAAGGGCGACAGTTGGGAAGACGTGCAGCAGGCCGCCGCCCCGCCGCTGGGCGTCATCACCATCACCACCAACGCCAAACTCACCGATGTCACCAGCGAACTCGCGAGCGTGTACATCACCGGCGTCGCGACCTTCACCGCCGATGCCGCCGCCACGGCGCAGGGCATGACCATCGCGATCGAGGAATCGAAGATCGAGGGCGAGGTCATCTGGGATGTCAAGACCGACATGCTGCGCTCCTCCGTCAGCAAGTCCGTCATGATGCTCACCATGCGCAGCGTCATGGCCCCCGACTCCAAGCAGTCCGTCCGCGTCGAGAACGAGTCCTCCGCCAAGCGCCTCGACTAAACTCCACACGCATGAGCACGACCTCGCCACCCAACGCGTCGTCACCCGCTCGCCAGTCCTACATCCTGGGCGTGAACCAGGCCGAACTCGACCGGCTCGGGCTCCAGCACCAGCTCTGGGCCTCGCGCACCGGCGCGCTCTGGGAACGAGCCAGCATCCGCGTCGGAGACTCCGTCCTCGACATCGGCTGCGGCCCCGGGTTCGCCTCCTTCGACCTCGCCAGGCTCGTCGGCCCCACCGGACGCGTCGTCGCGATCGACGAAGCCGAGTTCTATGTCGAACGCCTGCGCGAGCAGTCCCGCGCCCGCGCCATCGACCACCTCGAAGCGCTCCAGGGCGATGTCCAGCGCCTCACCGAAACGCTCGGGACCGAACCGCGCTTCGACGCCGCCTACGCGCGCTGGGTGCTCTGCTTCGTCAAGGACCCCGCCGCCGTCGTCGCGCAGGCCGCCTCGCTGCTCAAGCCGGGCGGGCGCCTGATCGTGCAGGACTATTTCAACTACCAGACGATGTCCCTCGCGCCCAAGCACGACGCGTTCGACCGCGTCATCGACGCCGTCCGGCGCTCCTGGCGCGACCGGGGCGGCGACCCCGACATCGGAGGGCGCCTCCCCGCCATGATGCGCAGCGCCGGGCTCACGGTGCGCGAGATCACGCCCCAACTGCGCGTCGCGCGCCCGAGCGAAACCCTCTGGGCGTGGCCCGACTCCTTCTTCCGCAACTTCGTCCCCGAACTCGCCAAACTCGGCTACATCACCGACGACGACCGCGCCGCGTTCGAACACGAATGGCAGCGCGCCAGCCACGACCCCGACGCCTTCATGTACACGCCCCCGCTCGTCGAGATCGTGGCGGTGAAAGAGGTCGTGGGGCAATAGGCAATAGGCAATGGGCGAGGAGTACTGGCGCCCCGGGGCATCTGCGTACAACAGCGAC
This Phycisphaeraceae bacterium DNA region includes the following protein-coding sequences:
- a CDS encoding GAF domain-containing protein yields the protein MMRPPLPPSEPQRLDALMECGVLNTPPEQAFDDLTRLAAAVCQTPIALIPLVAESHQWFKSRVGIDLTETSRDVAFCAHAILSDEPLIIEDASADPRFRDNPFVIGPPHARAYAGVPLVTREGHRLGTLCVIDTRARRFSTSQIDALKALAAQASSQLDLRQTLRRMERAELGLHRALLDANEANRAKAQFLSLMSDELRTPLNEVIGAVELLRRTAADDRQRRCAEIASNAAETLLEMVSDVLDLCRIEGDDLRLQRIPFDPRGVLNDVLDAVRRQPSAASLRIIANTGDKATGTLRGDPARLRQILANLAQAALAIADAGALELHAEALAADEKSCTIHFEIRDPSGCIPLARLERLADAFRQISTSASRHFARVGLRLAIASRLADMMGSPISVDDGPGVVFSLTLRLPVYESHARVSQATVSHRRALVAVDDPIAREILDQLLRSTGVQPLHAAPGAALGDLLARHPADLVILQTPSSRDDALARVTSLRAATRLPLLLLGPNPSPEAWRAAAESGPADRAALPLAPDEFLEKAHGLLGPALEPTAAGPGAPRAA
- the rnc gene encoding ribonuclease III — encoded protein: MDQTTLQTAERILGVRFTDHELLKEALTHASIAQTRLSSNERLEFLGDAVLGMIVCEHIFNEFPDLLEGDMTKIKSSVVSRRTCATIANAMGLPELLKLGKGMQTRGDLPSSLAAAALESVIGAVYLEAGLDAVKAFLLPHIEALVQRAASSGHQHNFKSVLQQHAQQVFGTSPVYVLHAEEGPDHAKRFLVGVEIEGRAFDPCWGRSKKQAEQQAALAALRQLGVAAENGDGEVVIVAGLEIAEEIVATTDAEASDNAPA
- a CDS encoding methyltransferase domain-containing protein produces the protein MSTTSPPNASSPARQSYILGVNQAELDRLGLQHQLWASRTGALWERASIRVGDSVLDIGCGPGFASFDLARLVGPTGRVVAIDEAEFYVERLREQSRARAIDHLEALQGDVQRLTETLGTEPRFDAAYARWVLCFVKDPAAVVAQAASLLKPGGRLIVQDYFNYQTMSLAPKHDAFDRVIDAVRRSWRDRGGDPDIGGRLPAMMRSAGLTVREITPQLRVARPSETLWAWPDSFFRNFVPELAKLGYITDDDRAAFEHEWQRASHDPDAFMYTPPLVEIVAVKEVVGQ
- a CDS encoding AAA family ATPase is translated as MSDDTRPSNADQALRTPEDAAAAVQKFRDDYLAVKREIRKVIVGQDEIVDGILTCLFAGGHALLEGAPGLGKTLLVRTLANALRLSFSRVQFTPDLMPADVTGTSIVTDDDAGRRFVFQKGPIFAQIVLADEINRATPKTQSALLEAMQERSVTVGGTTHELPKPFFVMATQNPIEQEGTYPLPEAQLDRFFFKLLVRSSSRSELSEILNRTTATQDARADAVLDDATLLAHQKLVRRAKIAPHVQDYAVRLVLATHPADSAGEGERFAPPIVDKYVRYGASPRAAQTVVLAGKVRALLDNRAAVSIDDLKAAAAPALRHRILLNFEGDAEGITTDRVIEAILATLPVQAPIPAAPANA
- the rpmH gene encoding 50S ribosomal protein L34, producing MHYPKRQSNRKRKRSIGFRARMKTKGGRALINRKRRAGRLVNVADKQF
- the sucC gene encoding ADP-forming succinate--CoA ligase subunit beta, whose protein sequence is MKIHEHQARDLLASAGIPVPPGEVITSAKDAAAAYERASKQAGTDLVVVKAQVHAGGRGKAGFVKLVRSAKEATDAATFMLSNRMKSPQTPPEGLEVKQLLVAAGVDIAKEYYLAITTDRATRRNVLIASSEGGVEIEEVAHKNPDAIKKVLLHPVAGLQPHQARTLAFDLGFTGKQVNQAADIMLKLAALYTKKDCALAEINPLIVTPAGQVLAIDAKFNFDDNAMFRQKDITALADPAEENPAELKAQEFGLTYIALDGNIGCLVNGAGLAMATMDTVKHFGGEPANFLDVGGGATEEAVTEGFRIILSDPAVKGVLVNIFGGIMRCDIIAQAIVNAAKQVGFQVPLVVRLEGTNVDQGRKILDAARKDIPTMQAGSDLADAAQKVCAAVGVLN